Within Sander lucioperca isolate FBNREF2018 chromosome 22, SLUC_FBN_1.2, whole genome shotgun sequence, the genomic segment ttgctcagggacacattggttgatgtattgcagtggtgTATTGctgtgggaatcaaacccagaacCGCCACACctaaggcatgtgtcatatccactgcaccatcaccaccagtAATCACAATCTGATCAATCACTTTGAAGAGCTGCAGCTCTTTGTGTTGATGATGTTGGTTTAGAGGCTCACAGAACAACGACCGTCGAGGTCAACCTTTACTCCCAGATCtcgtctctgtttctgtgtaaTCATTCGCTTTATGTCcactggtggaagaagtattcagatcctttacttaagtaaaagtactaatacttaaaaagtatttaagtatcatcaggaaaatgtacttaaagtattaaaagtaaaagtattcgaTGCataaaaatcctcacattttataaactggaaacgatccaaacagttctttCACTCAACAAAGTTTTTgatcagctaatcatttcagctggacttgtaggccgttatattgttgggtagtttaatttataataaaacatcagattttataaactacatgtgtttggtgtgcagaaatcttaatgtgtaaagtaactagtaactaaagctgtcagattaatgtagaggagtaaaaagtacaatatttctcactgaaatgtagcggagtagaagtagaaagtggcatgaaaagaaaagactcaagtaaagtacaagtacctcaaatgtgtacttaagtagtACTTGAGTAGATGTACTTTACAtcacattccaccactgtttatGTCAATCAAGAGTGATGATAGTGATAGCAtgaacaaatggggttacgttaccttgtgtaagcatggacgcctggccaataaatgctattgaagggcggttCTTGGTGTggtcatagtgggattcgtaatatcgctggtggacgtcggactagtgggctgtaagaccaaagggaattttttgggttattgagaggtcggaacaatggagcgtcagagaaatgacatggcacccatacaaacagcgtagcaacatgtccacaggactgtgtgtacgactgcTTTAGTGAAACAAATAAGACAAaagtgctaataactgtatgttactacagctttcactactgttgatgcacagggcatccatgttggattttgagcttgGGGTACTCGgaggttgtccgagttccgagctcggaaatcgAGGTCACGGGGCGTGTTTCAGAGTTTGACCTTGGAAAATCCGACTtctgagtacaaatggaacgcactatttatgcccgacgaggtgtccattaTCAGGAATTAATGGACAACGGTGAGGCCTGAACACGTCAGATGGTTGCCTCCACCGAAGTCCAGTAATGACCTGATGAGGGACACTTTGAAGGGCTCCGCTTATACCATGGTTACTTGCCgaataacatttttttgaaaccatcaatttatattttaatgtgttttacaatcaaaatctaaagCAACAATAACTGTTTCCCTGTTAACACTTGAGGGTTTGACTAACACCTGGAATGATCATTCCCATCAcataaggttcttatgcaatgcaaacattgttcactgctccagtaaataggacggaccttagatacgacttaCCGCATTTAGCAACGGAAGATATATCTCAACAACAATAGGACGgaattgccatgacatttgcaCAATTTTGTTGTGGTTTCCAGACAATTTATTCTAAAGACTTTGGCGGTCCTCtgagcgccaccatgaggttgacatctCTCGACTACTGAATACATTTCTTGGCCTTCacaatgaattgtaataactttggtgatccctttaAAGGCACAGTTCAGATGCTTTGAAGTGTGGTTGTGTGAGCCACTTCTCCagagtcagtgtgttagctgcagtagatggcggtcggcacgcctccagtttggagaagcagacaggagtaccaacacggaagctaagcgacgtcctgctgtggacgggggcagcagctagaCACATTTTAGACCCCTAAAAACATCTTTgtcagtttaagtgtacgctatatttagaatattttcaccactttatcttgctgtcagacagccctttacgacAGGGAACTGAAGCATTATATCAATTataccagactcctttgacaaaaatagTCATTTTACCTCGCTgaacacaggagttgctgctctaccgctgcctccatcagttagtttgttagttttgttAGTTCCTAACCTTTTAAAACACCAGAGTTAcccaataacacaaactaagcGATGGAGGCAGAGGTAGACCAGCTACTCTTGTGTTCTGCAAGGTagaattactgtttttgtcaaaggagtctggtatAACTGATAGAACGTCCGAAAGAAATGGTGGCAAAATAAGTTGGAGCACACGATACAAAAGCtccaaaaaataaatcaagGATTGATTTCATGAAAACAatcaaattaataaataaatctcctcctcctgcaaaAAAAGTGCAGCAGTTTCTAAAATGCAAGTTACGTAATATCTTACataatggagagagagagagatatgttgGTGTTTCTGCCACCTGTTGTGAATCACATGCACATGTTTGTAATGGAGGTGGATGTTTGATCTGTTCTGCAGTTGACCAGGTGTCGTCTAATTGCAATCAGCGGGGCATTTTGTAATTGTAGCAGCGTAACATGAAGCCATTATACTGTAACTAGACATTAAAACGTATTAAAATACCAATCAAATGTACTTTTTCTTCTGTGCCTACTAGAAATATGCATGAGGTTAGAACACTGccttattctcacttcaatgtttttttttctctgtgcaCTGTTATGACTTTGCTGGTTAGATAAGACTTCCCATGATTTGTGGGTCAGTGCCATGGCAACTGAAAGCAGAGGGTCTCGGTGGCCTCCATATAACATCAACAGCGTGGAGGTAACATCCTGCTTCTCTTTAACTAACCAAAATCTCTGCTGCAGGTCAGAGGAAATCATTTTCACTGACATCAAGAACACAGAGGTAAACAGATGAAATTGTTCCCTGCATCTCTCACTGTCATCCCCGCTGCAACCTCAACTCCCTCTGCCTTACAGATATTTCATCACAATTTCGTTTGACGGGAAGAAAGAATAACAGTTTGTTTCTGCGCCCACAGACATAAATGCATTTCAAACTTTTCTCACAGATTAGTGGTTGgaaattgttttaaaagtagTGGAGACAAGTAGTGTTGGTCAGTTGCTCTTTGTCCATCTGACCTTCAGGGCAAAATTCTAGCCCCTTAAAATaaaggatggggggggggggtgataacacaatatatatagatagatagatagatagatagatagatagatagatagatagatagatagatagatacacacGTAcccttttttaagattattttttgggctttgtgGATACCAGGGACTCCTTAGCTGAAGAGAGACCaagtagggaccccctactacatatattgtacacaactgagttgcatattaaactgggttGAATTGATGGAAATAAATGGTCAATATGTATGCATCATGTATTAaaattaaacatacatgtggaaggcacagtgaatctttaAACTTAACTATATGGCTCGTCGGCTACCATAGTTACCTAGagtaagcttatcttcaatatgtaaatagattttttcacaaataggccaatgtatctttgctattaatatgttgggttcatattaatgtatattttcatacatttaaaaaaaaaaaaaaggaactttcaaaaaaaaaaatgtttttaataatttggcggcccccctgcactaactctgTGGACCCCAtaggggtcacggaccccctgttgaagatctctggtttaAACAAAGCAATTTTTAATACAGAACTATTTATTGTGTGAATTATTTGAACTGTGCACACAAAAGCTGCAAAGAAGCACTGTTGTGCTCTAAGAAGggtgtttgtgtgcacaaaACTAAAGACCCGATATGAGACTGATCAATCCTGTTGACGTCAGAAGACCAGACTTAGTATGGACAGGATTGATACCAACCCGTGATAGAAGGCTGTTAGGTAAACAGTACACGTGTAAGTGTTGCTTCTGCTGGTTTGAAACGCTCCGCTTAACGCCTCTCTGATGTGCCCTTCCCCCCCCCACGGTCTCTCAGCACTTTGTACACCTTCCAAGCAaatctcttttgatgttttctttgttctgtCTGGAAATTGTCTCGCAGGCCTCTCTGCGGTAGCATGATCTTAAAAACAAGgcgtgttgtgtgtctgtgttcctGTGCTCAGCACAATCGAGAAGTCCAATTCAAGGAGGTGCTCTTGTGATAACGTCCACCACTCGTTTGAAAAAAGAAGATTAGTGTGAGGGTCCCCTTTTGTGCTGGTTTGAAACAGCTGATGAGATAATTACAGACAGATTTTCAGTAGAGACGAAGAGCTACAGCACGTGTGCGTACATGTATGGAGCGTACTTTACATACAGGAACTGTATAGACAGAGTTTTCATCGCCTCAGGTGCTCGCTGTGTTAAATCTGCTGCTCAACATGTGCTAAGTGTGGGGGTTTATTTGCCAGGAATGTAGTTCAGCATGCATTTATGTGTTTAGGCATTGCACTGGTGGAAAGAAACCAAGTACTTTTAATCAAGTACTGCAATTAATACTTGTACTATTGTGGGTTACATTTCACTCCACTGCATTCATTTGCTGGCCATATACTGCAGACTCAGATTtgcatacaaaacatatgatgAGCTTATTGCATTGTTATGGATGAAAATTAAAACTATGTTTAAGATATTTTAAATGTCAACTTTCAAAAGTATGTTGAGTGACCGGTTGAGGAAGCTCAGATGCTCCACAGGATGTTTTAGAAAGTCATTTAGGCCCAAACTTATGAATAAGTACAGATATGAacatttgcatgtttttttgtgacaCTGGATATTtgttattaattataattttaaGGATTTCTTTCATATGTATTTCTTCACTCCGGTCTATCTGTGCATCTTCATACTCAAAGGTGAcctgtgaagtgtgtgtgtttgtgtccacctgatgaatgtaagtccaataatATTTCCTCCTGAGGGAAATCTCCATCTCTTAAGTTGCTGAATACagctttttctctgaaaacagtCGTGTGCTCTCTGCTGCAGCGGGAAACGACGCTATGAGAGCGCTCAGAGTCAAGcagaactctgtgtgtgtgtgtgtgtgtgtgtgtgtgtgtgtgtgttcctgctcCGTCTGGGCCCCTCTGATTACATTTCGGGGCACACACTGCACAGTTCATCCTCAGGGTCCGTCGTCCAATTCGCGGTTAAAGGGTGGTCCTCTTGTtgttctctgattggctgcaggggcCCTCCTCCCTGTGCGTGTGCTCAGTCTTACATAATGAACCCCCGTGTTTCCCTTCAGAGCAAACATGGCAGCAGGAGTCCTTGAGGAGGCCATGTACTGTAAAAATGTGCTCCAGCCGTCTGCGGAGTGATAAACAAGGCGTTGCTGCTTACATCTCCGAGCTGGGAGTGTTGATGTTGAAGTGAAGTACGTGAACAAGATTTgccaaagagaggagagaagcgTTGTTACATATCAAGTATGTTTTCAATAAGATTTCATTATGGCCTCTTTCAATTTGTCCACATTTCTTAAGCAGCCTTTTTATTTCCCTTAAGTGATTTTAATCATCTTATCGCACACTCTGCGACGGTATCATATTCTGCATCATCCTCTGGATCTAAATGTTTTTTGTCAGGAAGCAGTCATCCCAATTTCCCAGAGCTCAGCTGGATGGCTCCAAATTGCtcgttttgtccgaccaacagtctaaaacccgAAGACATTCAATTTACAATCAAATTAAACCCGAGAAAAAACAGGAACTCTTCACATTGTATAAGCATGAACCAGAGaagttttggcatttttgcttgataaatgttGTGTGGATATAATAATCTGATAATTGACCTAGAATTTCAGCACTAGTTCCAACCAAGACTCCATGTTTTTAAAGGCTGCCAGATGCctaggacccccccccccacccacccaaacccacacacacacacatttattcttCCCAGACTCTCTGATAGGCAGGAGTCATGCCTGAAGCCTGAGAGAGATTCTTTGGTCAATGCCTTTGATTTTTCCCGCTGTCCTGATTTGTCGTTGCAGCCTGCGACAAATTACGCAGAGATGTGAGCTCTTCAAATCTAGTTTAAAAAGAAGGCATGATGTCTGCAGTTGGTCCCTCTTGGCATAAGAGGTTaaattaaagctccattgtgtcattttttgagttgattcttagcaaaaacccctttgttctttcacaaatatgtgctcattaatgtgtaattacttccaccaactaatcaaagtactctcgtaagcgtagaatctgccatttagaatcattcagaatacataccagcgactcgctcgaatgacggccgccatcTAGTGCtttcatctttaaaatacattagccaaagagggacatacctccgcctttcgcgcttttCACTCAGTGGCACTGACTGTGATGAATGCCAGGGAGGCAGGGGGAGAAGATTACTTGCTACTGCCGggagatttgaaagcctgttgaaaatAGAGGATTGCGTCTATTCTTgaggacatgtaacggagtcgccatggaagttaaaaagagaattaaaacgacaacgtgacaggcaaagcaacaagaccaaagttaatattggagttgAAGATGCAAAGAGATCATAAGGAGCgaggattttaaaagggacgccgacgttgcctgctttcttcttgACAGGTcattctgcctatttgtgtaatttcaaagttttatagttgctacttgcttggctaactatagcatggttgtgcataacgctagaacgacgtctatgatacttttcctcgcgtcaatgatgaaaaaggattgtctaccttgtaacataaacgtaatcatATGTGTCGTGAGTTCCCTGGCAGACCGCTCACATAATGGAGTCGTAACACtgactagctacagctagaacagctgcgtgtaaacgatggagatactaagagctaatttcagtttcattgacattgttgttgacatactgctcagagaaatatattaaaaacacaaacctccgttgcttctctcctacactgtaaacattgccttacactattaatctcgaacaatatacagaataacgatagTACTGGTCGATTTTCCTCTAATGTCCTTGTTGCATTTCATTGTTGTGAAGGTGGAGACAACTTGGAATTTGTGTGCTCTGAAATGGATGCAGCCTCCTCTTTGCAGAATACTTTTATAGAGAAGAAAGACATTTACAGAGAACTTCTAGGTGGCTTGTGTGGAACATTTAAATCTGTTCCGACTTGTACATTTGGTTGCTCTTTGTGTCTCTTCCCTGTAATTACACGGCTTAAACGGCTGTGATTTCACCACAATGCACCTCTGTCGTTGACTCAATCCCATGTTCGGGACGTGTCATCGTCGTACTAGCTGCTGCATTTGGAAAGATATGAGCGTGCACACAGGAAGTGTTTTAAAAGGACTTTCTCTGCCTGTGATGCTGAAACTGGTCGGGTTCAAACTGACTGCTTCTtctgtctctcagcgtcagacaTCAGAATGGAGAGGATGTCATTGCTTTTGTAGATTGGcgtcattacagttttttttctcccgtATGGTATTTTGCTGGTGCAGATTGTCCTGTACTAACCTGCAACCTTCTTTCTCGGATGATATTGTAACAGTGATTACCCAGTGAGTGTTAGGTCACCATGACCCATGTGTTTGAGTGAActccacagaactttcttttagtctccagtttgacagtcagttataacgaaaaaagaacataaataaactactttaatgtagattttctttagggctttcttacgtggtatcggatcggtgcataaactccagtacttcccgataccgataccagcgttttaggcagtatcggagccgataccgataccagtatcgatattggaacatctctaattATAATGATGACTCCCAAGACATATAACCGTTTTAGACCACAcaaatgcttgtgtagcattgctgtgtgtgtgatatcaataaatatggcATTACTATTTTGAgtattggcataagtgaatgtcataAGGGCAAAAGCATCTCAACTTTTCTTTTAAGAAATGTATATATTGTCCACTGTATaagttatgtttatttttccctGTTTGACTCCCAAGAcatagaactgttttagacagcAGATATGCTTGAGTtgtattgctgtgtgtgtgatatcgatacatatctgtgagattcaatttccattttattttttcatttgtctTTATGGTCCCATAaccttttttaacattgaagtgacatcactgcagcacaaatattctaatagcccagtttgtcCTGAAAAAAATGGCGCTTATAGATTGACTGTGCACAACAGGGTTGTTTcacaagcttttttagaaaataaaaccttaGGGCTCAGAGGGTTTTTAAGGGTTAATGGTTAGAAAAAGATTTGATCAGTAACACTTTGTGAAAGGGATCAGCTCATCTTTGCCAGATCAATATTCAGCTATAGCACGTGTGAGATGGTTATCGTTAGTGAAGAAGAAATAACTTAACATTCTCAAAATGCATGGCTCACTGATCTCTGAAAAGAGAACAAGACTATGCATTAGGTACAGTGGTGCTGTGTGAGCTGAATGCTAACGGCTTCAGGCTAACACGCTAATGACaaagctaacatgctgatgtttagcaggtgtaatgtttactaaagatggcccgataccattttttgctacccgataccgattctgatacctgaacttgcatatcggccgataccgagtaccgatccgataccagtgtgtcatatattatgttttaacagctgtatactactatccctctgtggatgtgatatgatttctatctttgttgtcggtctggctcaggttaaactctttgtgaaacatgaacaaacacaaacaatgaacgccacagagctttctaatgtttaccatgttcaccatcttaagtttggcatgttagcatgctaacatttgctaattagcactaaacacaaagtacaagtGTAATGTTGACTATGTTCACCAACCCTTAACTTCGTGTTGTCTTTCCGTCGACCATGAACatgaaaattaactttgttttgGCGCTTCGTTTTTTCTTATTTCTCAGGTGGATTTTGCCAAGGTCCTTCACTACGTCGGGGCTGGAGTGGCGTTCCCCTCCAGcatgctgtttgtgtgtctgcagtcGGCTCTGACCTACCGACTGGCCAAGACCCAGGGGGAGTACCGGATGGGTCACCTGCGTGTGGGGATGGCCCTGCTGGCTCTGATCGCCCTGGTGCTCAGTATCCTTGTCTATTTACACATTACGACACTTTCTTAAGATTTAAGGGATTTTCTTCTATTGTTCTGTGAATTTAGAGGAAGATcagttaaaatataatttcaaaaacaaaattctAGAGAGAAAATAGTTTTCAGaagtttttgtttctgttattatttcttcaaaatgtctatatatatatatatatatatatatatatatatatatatatatatatctcaaaactacagtgtaaaaatactgtgTTACCAGTAGTTCCTGCATTTCAAATCTTACttcaagtgctcatattatgctttttggctttttccctttcctttattgtgttatatatatatatatatatatatatatatataccccaaagggacttaccatctccaacagaaaacactgttcacaaactgctccaaacagctctattgtagtccagcctttacttcagagacaaacgtggtcactttggaacacacgttataatgctcgcctagctgctagtgtagcacgccctcatactctgcttctgactggctagtagtccttacctaggtactgtcagggcacgccctcatactctgcttctgactggctagtagtccttacctagctactgcacatgtgcgactcccaacaaagatggaacagaagtgagatgcctcactctgtagctaaaacagagagctcaacacacagggtgaaaagaggagctgcagcaatgtgcagtacaacaaatatatggtgttttttgaaaagtaaaccatgtaaacctaatCTGGTATAACCCcttaatacaattatgaacctgaaaatgagtataatatgagcactttaagcaaaAGTACAACAGTgtcagcatcaaaatatacttaaagtatcaaaaataCCACAAAGAAGTGCTTCTAATGCAGAGCAGTGTTTACAATATTATTCTGGATTATTaatgtgttgcagctggtaaaggtggagctaattttaactactttgtatactgctgggtagttcgatctataattcataatttatgaATTGATTTagaatttgttttaataatctgaatctgcaaagtaacacaAGCACTAAATACATGTAGCGGAGTAGACATAAAGAGGAAAgtctcaagtaaagtacaagtacctcaaaattttacccaagtacagtacttaagtaaatgtactaaaCAAAAAAGAGGTGAAAGTGTTGGTGCGTGTTACACACCTAAGACTTTACACAATTACCTCAAGTGATCAAAACAGTTTGTCACAATGGGTAAGACAAATTCCAGGACACTTctaaaactactttttacaACTTGTGTatttaccttcttttttttaagtacaaTAATGAAATACTACTCTATTCTCTCTACTCAGATATTATTGTAGCTGAACATACTGCTTACATTTGTTCAAATGAACAACAATATCAGAGCCCGCCAAAATCATCTATGTGTCTGAAAACCCCTCAGTCCCCAGAGGgttaagtacagtatttgagtaaatgtacttaattactTTTCCCCACTGCCAGTGTGCTTTGTTTGCTTGCATGATCTTGGCTGTGATGCTCCGGCGTAAATTGTGTTACGTGGCCCCCTGCTGGAGAAAAAAATCCCCTTCCTGAATCCAAATGTCCACCATCTGGacgacttcttttttttttttttcaactttttttattcaattttttatAGCCTGTGATATACAACACAATCCATTATGAACAAAGCTTAGTGAAAACAGTGTGTCACTTCCCTTCAATTCTCCCACCCACCCCCAAACCAGCCCGGTGCAGGTCCAAAGCGGACAGggacacacaacacagaacatCACACAGCCATCGATCAAATCTGGGCCCCCTGACCTGAAATCCCTGATAATTAAACTGTATCTTGAGTGTCCCCAACTCCCAAAACAACAGATCAGCTTTTTTTTACAAGCCACTTCTGTTTAAAAAGTCTCACTACATGAATACGCTCATACAtcaaaaaataagacaaaagaTGTCTTCAAAAATCACATCTATGAAGACCTCAGATCTGCAAATGTGGGGATGTCTGGatccatgagagagagagagatttgctGACCTGGCTGTAACCGTTGTCCTCCTTAACCTCTGATCACCAGGCGGAGTTTTCTTTTGCCAGGAGAGCTTCGCCCTGCAGCACGCCTCCGCCATCTTCGAGTGGCTCTACTGCATGCTCATCATGCTCTTCTACGGGACTTTTGCCTTCGAGTTCGGCGGCATGTCGGGGGACACGCTGATGGTGCTGtcccgaggaggaggaggaggaggaggaggaggaggagggggggggcagagCTTCTCCACCTCCGAGAACAAGACGGAGGTGGGCGGCGGCGGCTCCAACCACCGCCAGCCAGAGAGCTTATCGATGTTGTAACCAAACTGCAAACAAGCGTCAGCATCCCCCTGGAGTCCAAAGGGCGACACGTGGGCCAATCTGGAAGACTCCAACATGGAGTCTGGAGCCTGGAAGCTGCATCCTGCGTATCGTCACGCTCCCTGTTTCACTCAGCCACAGTGCCAAAGCTCTTCTGCTCAGCCAGGCCCAAagactagagatggtccgataccattttttgcttccctaAAACGATTCCGGTGCCTGAATTTGTgcatcggccgataccgagtagggatcgaccgatagtggtttttcaaggccgataccgataattagtagttaatgaaaccgataatggatatttggaaccaatatgcatttactatgaaaatgtaaatctttaaatccaaattaggattttggaatgttacaaactccaacgcGAAACTTTGATTTAATGCTTTATGCaattatttaaagctatagtgcgtaattTTTGCTGCCCCCATGATGAATTTGATGCAATttcaacaaaactgttggtgcGTCTATGTGATgtaagccttccgtgatcgcaccccacccccccacccctcttccacacagttgctagtagccaaggaggacacggaggattaaaaaaacatgatggactcttcagaagaggtcattaacTTCACTCGGATTTCTGCTcgcaaaagtcgccggacgacacaatcttctgaacatagccatactgagaaatacagagagagttgtgtggagctgatgatgatgagctgatttggcaatggcttgaatgtaacggacgttcattaatatcaaaaagttacgcactgaaGCTTTAATACGCTAAATACACAGGGTTGTAGCGGAGCCAATGTAGCACACTTTTTAATCATTAACTTTAGCGCTTATCAGGCAATACAACGCCGTTACAGATAacctgcaaactgccaaaataCGACCCGATAATCGGTCTGTCCCtaataccgagtaccgatccgataccagtgtgttaaaattacatatattttactatgttttaacagctgtaaaCTAGGCTACTATCcttgtatggatgtgatatgatttctatcattgttgtcggcctggctcaggttaaactctttgtgaaacatgaacaaacaatgaacgccatagaactttcttttaccATCAAGTTTGACAGTGAATCATAACGTAAAAAGAACATAAGTAACCTGCTtcaaagtagattttcttcagggCTAAATTACGTGATATCGGACCAGTACTTactgataccagcattttaggcagtatcggaggcttttctgATACATGTTTCAGTATCAGAAACATCTCTACCAAAGACTGAAACACTCTACAGACTTTTTCCCTGCTTTGCACAATTTCAGAAGTGCCTTTCTGAACCATGaaagagatacacacacatacaccacacacagtTGTCGCCgtttgttttaattctcttaATATAACAATCACTCTCTGCATTCTCAGCCAAAAGTCGCCTTTCATCAGACTGGACGTCCCTGAAAGGGCCTCAGATGCAGCGGCGTCAGTTTGTTTGAATGTTTAGATGTTCAGACACTGagctctgtgttgtttttttttaactcaggaAGTTTTGTTACATAATCAGCTTTCGCTCTTCACTTCACTGAGTTAGGTGAAGTTTTTCCAAAAGACGTTTGACAATAGATGGACTAAAGGTCACTGTGTGCCAAGAATAATTCATTTAATGTGGTTTAATGTTACTTTGTTAAAGCATTTTGTGCAACTCTTTATGGCATCAAGGCACATATTGGCCAGATAAGTTCTGTTATCTgcatattttgttgtttgtcttACTTCAGCTCTTTGCCaaagtttgtctgtctgacagTTTGAATGGGACCAAACTACTCCGTAAGCACGgatgttgtcatgttgtatcTGACCATTATACAGGAATACTTCTACAAGAATGTAAAGTTTAATAATGTATGCAGAGAACAAAATAATTaaagtaggaaaaaaaaaaaagatatatgttCATTCATACATGCCGCCTTGAAGAGAAATGAAATGCttcttgt encodes:
- the LOC116060943 gene encoding transmembrane protein 150A-like isoform X1 produces the protein MSLWMIFPVSLPVFTITGIWLVYAMALYNQHVCPVNNWLYNDSCEELLPLQRGPVLCCTLDNIPLISKCGTLPPESCFFSLICSTGSFMVMLIGLLRYAHVIEKHQNCVLNTAGLSTAWICGAGLIMVGNFQVDFAKVLHYVGAGVAFPSSMLFVCLQSALTYRLAKTQGEYRMGHLRVGMALLALIALVLSGVFFCQESFALQHASAIFEWLYCMLIMLFYGTFAFEFGGMSGDTLMVLSRGGGGGGGGGGGGGQSFSTSENKTEVGGGGSNHRQPESLSML
- the LOC116060943 gene encoding transmembrane protein 150A-like isoform X2; the encoded protein is MALYNQHVCPVNNWLYNDSCEELLPLQRGPVLCCTLDNIPLISKCGTLPPESCFFSLICSTGSFMVMLIGLLRYAHVIEKHQNCVLNTAGLSTAWICGAGLIMVGNFQVDFAKVLHYVGAGVAFPSSMLFVCLQSALTYRLAKTQGEYRMGHLRVGMALLALIALVLSGVFFCQESFALQHASAIFEWLYCMLIMLFYGTFAFEFGGMSGDTLMVLSRGGGGGGGGGGGGGQSFSTSENKTEVGGGGSNHRQPESLSML